A single genomic interval of Rhododendron vialii isolate Sample 1 chromosome 3a, ASM3025357v1 harbors:
- the LOC131320842 gene encoding ubiquitin-conjugating enzyme E2 7-like isoform X3 has translation MASPSQASLLLQKQLKDLCKHPVDGFSAGLVDETNLFEWSVTIMGPQDTLYEGGFFNAIMTFPSNYPNSPPTVKFTSDIWHPNVYPDGKVCISILHPPGEDPNGYELASERWTPVHTLEQVWHMHRFFGWNMQLLHFTPKLQASELVIIKT, from the exons ATGGCTTCTCCATCTCAAGCAAGCCTCCTTCTCCAAAAACAGCTCAAAG ATCTCTGTAAACACCCCGTCGATGGCTTCTCGGCCGGCTTGGTTGATGAAACCAACTTATTCGAGTGGAGTGTCACCATTATGGGACCACAGGATACTCTATA TGAGGGAGGATTTTTTAATGCTATCATGACCTTCCCATCTAATTATCCAAACAGCCCTCCGACTGTGAAGTTTACCTCAGATATATGGCATCCAAATG TTTATCCTGATGGAAAAGTTTGCATTTCGATCCTTCATCCTCCTGGTGAGGACCCGAATGGCTATGAACTTGCAAGTGAGCGGTGGACACCAGTTCATACG TTGGAGCAAGTGTGGCACATGCACCGTTTCTTTGGATGGAATATGCAACTGTTGCACTTTACTCCAAAACTACAGGCAAGTGAATTGGTCATTATTAAAACATAG
- the LOC131320842 gene encoding ubiquitin-conjugating enzyme E2 7-like isoform X2, whose protein sequence is MASPSQASLLLQKQLKDLCKHPVDGFSAGLVDETNLFEWSVTIMGPQDTLYEGGFFNAIMTFPSNYPNSPPTVKFTSDIWHPNVYPDGKVCISILHPPGEDPNGYELASERWTPVHTVESIVLSIISMLSSPNDESPANVEAAKDWRERREEFRKKVSRCVRKSQEML, encoded by the exons ATGGCTTCTCCATCTCAAGCAAGCCTCCTTCTCCAAAAACAGCTCAAAG ATCTCTGTAAACACCCCGTCGATGGCTTCTCGGCCGGCTTGGTTGATGAAACCAACTTATTCGAGTGGAGTGTCACCATTATGGGACCACAGGATACTCTATA TGAGGGAGGATTTTTTAATGCTATCATGACCTTCCCATCTAATTATCCAAACAGCCCTCCGACTGTGAAGTTTACCTCAGATATATGGCATCCAAATG TTTATCCTGATGGAAAAGTTTGCATTTCGATCCTTCATCCTCCTGGTGAGGACCCGAATGGCTATGAACTTGCAAGTGAGCGGTGGACACCAGTTCATACG GTTGAGAGCATAGTTTTGAGCATCATATCAATGCTTTCAAGTCCTAATGACGAGTCTCCTGCAAATGTGGAAGCTGCA aaagattggagagagagaagggaggagtTCAGGAAGAAAGTCAGCCGCTGCGTGAGAAAGTCGCAAGAAATGTTGTGA
- the LOC131321178 gene encoding uncharacterized protein LOC131321178 yields the protein MLNIYRSPFSNRLHRSASPPRTRSIIQSYSNPRELSPLSRPMAEPPTRTLHDYLTPARTLHVSPIAIPNCTAANAFAFKPEYHRVISEFRGRELEDPYVHIREFETIVSTFVTGPGQLDQARLKLFPFSLKDKAKQWFHSLKPRSLLTWADVQDVFTFKFFPVSRTMLLMDQIQNFKQKDGEVFYKYWERYKDLLAAVPHHNIPMYLVINYFYLGCDGESKQLLDTMGSGDFMGKDPDAAWEFLDALAERAQTWQYIDPSDQAMRNQDPGGSGKFSVSEHNGLETRLDELSLKLDKMKLDSVQVKEVKEVKEVRQVEEVCVICETVGHSTGNCHTIPALQHHYSQLPTEEVCALNHRWDPYSNTYNPRLRSNPAFRWGNQNEVDTLSTVQAPPPNQNQTWRQPQFQGPPWFPAPQGLPGFLPPGQFQGQHQFQPQQASPPRRSLEDTMNAFCQMQSTTNEQTTQALNDIRNQMGKLTTSIGILQQEKGKLPTKPLANPQGQNVLGSSSMTFPEQAKAIISLRSGKTVDNAQVEPPVTPSLLPFSAPLKPTTPNGESRKPAPTEEEKGKAKEVGVPSAFTVSASYPNRLKTPAKPNLNTDIYDVLKQVTVKLPLLDAIKQIPSYAKFLKDLCTHKRKLQVQKKVL from the coding sequence ATGCTCAACATCTATCGTAGCCCTTTTTCCAATCGGCTGCATAGGTCTGCTTCTCCTCCACGGACTCGTAGTATTATTCAATCGTATTCTAACCCGCGTGAGTTATCACCTCTGTCAAGGCCAATGGCAGAACCACCGACTCGTACTTTGCATGATTACTTAACTCCGGCTCGTACTTTGCATGTGTCCCCGATTGCTATTCCAAATTGCACTGCCGCTAATGCGTTCGCTTTCAAACCAGAATATCACCGAGTTATATCAGAATTTCGAGGGCGTGAACTTGAGGATCCTTATGTTCACATTCGGGAATTTGAGACCATTGTTAGCACTTTTGTGACAGGGCCGGGACAACTAGATCAAGCTCGCCTTAAGTTATTCCCTTTCTCGCTCAAAGACAAGGCCAAGCAGTGGTTCCATTCCTTGAAGCCTCGATCCTTGCTAACTTGGGCTGACGTCCAGGATGTTTTCACCTTCAAGTTCTTCCCGGTTAGCCGAACCATGCTTCTCATggatcaaattcaaaatttcaagcaaaaagatggggagGTCTTCTACAAGTATTGGGAACGGTATAAGGATTTACTTGCAGCTGTCCCACACCATAATATCCCCATGTACTTggtaattaattatttctatttgggttgtgaTGGGGAGTCCAAGCAGCTTCTTGATACTATGGGGAGCGGTGACTTTATGGGGAAGGATCCCGATGCCGCTTGGGAGTTCTTAGACGCTTTGGCGGAGAGGgctcaaacttggcaatacattGATCCGAGTGACCAAGCAATGAGAAATCAAGATCCGGGAGGCTCCGGTAAGTTTTCGGTGAGCGAGCATAATGGACTTGAGACAAGGTTGGACGAGTTATCATTAAAGTTGGACAAAATGAAGCTAGATTCGGTCCAAGTGAAAGAAGTGAAGGAAGTGAAGGAGGTtcgccaagtggaagaagtGTGTGTCATTTGTGAGACTGTGGGCCATTCAACTGGCAATTGCCATACCATTCCCGCCCTTCAACACCATTATAGTCAACTTCCCACTGAAGAAGTTTGTGCTTTGAATCATCGTTGGGATCCATATTCCAATACTTACAATCCGAGGTTGCGGTCCAATCCAGCTTTCCGTTGGGGTAATCAGAATGAAGTAGACACTTTGTCAACTGTTCAAGCTCCTCCTCCTAATCAAAATCAGACTTGGCGGCAACCGCAATTTCAAGGTCCACCATGGTTCCCTGCACCTCAAGGCCTGCCAGGATTTTTACCACCGGGTCAATTTCAAGGGCAGCACCAGTTTCAGCCACAGCAAGCATCGCCTCCACGGAGATCTTTGGAGGACACCATGAACGCGTTTTGTCAAATGCAATCTACCACCAACGAGCAAACCACTCAAGCTTTGAACGATATACGGAATCAAATGGGCAAGTTGACTACGTCAATTGGCATtttacaacaagagaaagggaaacTTCCTACTAAACCTTTGGCAAACCCTCAAGGTCAAAATGTGCTTGGTAGTTCTTCGatgactttccccgagcaagccaAGGCCATTATTTCTTTAAGGAGTGGGAAGACCGTGGATAATGCTCAAGTGGAGCCACCGGTGACGCCAAGTTTACTACCGTTTTCGGCACCATTGAAGCCAACAACGCCAAATGGGGAATCTCGCAAACCAGCTCCTacagaagaagagaagggaaaagccAAGGAAGTTGGTGTTCCATCAGCTTTCACCGTTTCCGCCTCATATCCTAACCGACTAAAGACGCCGGCTAAGCCAAATTTGAATACTGATATTTATGATGTGCTTAAGCAAGTGACCGTCAAACTTCCCTTGCTGGATGCTATCAAACAGATTCCGTCCTATGCTAAATTTTTGAAGGACTTGTGTACTCATAAACGCAAGCTCCAAGTACAAAAGAAGGTGTTATAA
- the LOC131320842 gene encoding ubiquitin-conjugating enzyme E2 7-like isoform X4, which translates to MASPSQASLLLQKQLKDLCKHPVDGFSAGLVDETNLFEWSVTIMGPQDTLYEGGFFNAIMTFPSNYPNSPPTVKFTSDIWHPNVYPDGKVCISILHPPGEDPNGYELASERWTPVHTKDWRERREEFRKKVSRCVRKSQEML; encoded by the exons ATGGCTTCTCCATCTCAAGCAAGCCTCCTTCTCCAAAAACAGCTCAAAG ATCTCTGTAAACACCCCGTCGATGGCTTCTCGGCCGGCTTGGTTGATGAAACCAACTTATTCGAGTGGAGTGTCACCATTATGGGACCACAGGATACTCTATA TGAGGGAGGATTTTTTAATGCTATCATGACCTTCCCATCTAATTATCCAAACAGCCCTCCGACTGTGAAGTTTACCTCAGATATATGGCATCCAAATG TTTATCCTGATGGAAAAGTTTGCATTTCGATCCTTCATCCTCCTGGTGAGGACCCGAATGGCTATGAACTTGCAAGTGAGCGGTGGACACCAGTTCATACG aaagattggagagagagaagggaggagtTCAGGAAGAAAGTCAGCCGCTGCGTGAGAAAGTCGCAAGAAATGTTGTGA
- the LOC131320842 gene encoding ubiquitin-conjugating enzyme E2 7-like isoform X1 — protein sequence MASPSQASLLLQKQLKDLCKHPVDGFSAGLVDETNLFEWSVTIMGPQDTLYEGGFFNAIMTFPSNYPNSPPTVKFTSDIWHPNVYPDGKVCISILHPPGEDPNGYELASERWTPVHTVESIVLSIISMLSSPNDESPANVEAAVRESMILSFLFFSELGYEDFPHPHLPFLCPLSPSCVFSPFALYSSFY from the exons ATGGCTTCTCCATCTCAAGCAAGCCTCCTTCTCCAAAAACAGCTCAAAG ATCTCTGTAAACACCCCGTCGATGGCTTCTCGGCCGGCTTGGTTGATGAAACCAACTTATTCGAGTGGAGTGTCACCATTATGGGACCACAGGATACTCTATA TGAGGGAGGATTTTTTAATGCTATCATGACCTTCCCATCTAATTATCCAAACAGCCCTCCGACTGTGAAGTTTACCTCAGATATATGGCATCCAAATG TTTATCCTGATGGAAAAGTTTGCATTTCGATCCTTCATCCTCCTGGTGAGGACCCGAATGGCTATGAACTTGCAAGTGAGCGGTGGACACCAGTTCATACG GTTGAGAGCATAGTTTTGAGCATCATATCAATGCTTTCAAGTCCTAATGACGAGTCTCCTGCAAATGTGGAAGCTGCAGTAAGAGAGTCGATGATATtatcttttttattcttttcagaACTGGGTTATGAAGACTTCCCCCACCCCCACCTTCCTTTCCTCTGCCCTTTATCCCCTTCCTGTGTTTTCTCCCCTTTTGCCCTTTATTCATCTTTCTATTAG